The following coding sequences lie in one Porphyromonas asaccharolytica DSM 20707 genomic window:
- a CDS encoding InlB B-repeat-containing protein, with translation MKRMLSMLALLGTFLLWPLMAQAQEFMVTIKQVEHATITVTTGAYASPTVVQSGDRVSRGAMLSIKVSPDEGYMATHYTVNGVPKEITSSAGGLEFVYSDMEISAKVEEATPCTVTITPPAEGGTLTVTNLKTYGTLNTGDQVSSGTEIKMAAKPDEGYDIEYWLIDGQKIKPAERESLRYSKYYMVKSDVTVSAQFKKKGASTLVAVTIEQPENGTIEVRKGNDKYAPLLNSGDEVEAGTEITMFIKPNTNYVLAYWLVNGERVEKQAGRLSEQKTITVTTATTISAVLKEAGCKITYEQPEHGTLKVTYVYPETEIPSGTRVKDGERLSIKATVEAGYQFKHFLINGEVKVPDNLMRPYLFETANSDMTIAAVIEKIEPCIVTITPFEHGTLTVKYGSYASPTIVASGDEVPQGTRVTITATVDPKYEFKHFLIDGNEETGRVNWKDENELEYLITKSVTISVVVEKKPMTKVTIDPFEHGELEVSYGPYGKEITVNTGDEVPQGITLDVYAGFDDGYDLDHFLVNGESKPADKPDWGYIGVPVGDSPLTLSAVAKKTHGQIVMVQPESTQGKMTAYYFDNGEQKDLRDSTWVALETSVTFHVEPAEGYEMDYWLVNDARQELTPGMANNKVITVEGDLKVEPVLKKVEAPAGCTVTLGEFSTAQGFFYAFYGSDMTAVKSGDVLPVGTVVSFQVDAEGGYELDYWMVDDVKSDDTSNPLVITLSKDVKVLPVMKKKEEPQPSQGVITMIQPKDEQGKEIGFLAASYYDDDLYEDIAVTDGMGVDLGTTITFLVTPEKGYTMDYWMINDARQELDSETPNQTIITVEGDLKVEPILKSTATPVEKVRLSVQEEGVGGFAMVRYQTPGSTTWERPAEGTNPTLDLPIGTKVRVLANISIDGATVAFTHNGNPVAADQLTDEGLTYEFTLEAAADIKVIFTEGVIGFQIFYDCDKHATITGTADGQPFTSGDKLPLGARVELTVTPEAGYEVKDWVDADFVLIEGTEFQNPYTFTVDGSVSVFAEIQKKTTAFVKISYEGPAGYLETTYLEPNGSGNPLKIFGDKRIPLGSVVTVKAKFFMTGDYLVAYTNNGNPVPAEALTEDGLVYTFTANEDADVHAVFSEKPAPAVDYTITFEAGKGGTVTATVDMEPIESGAKIAAGTKIKILATPDEDYEIDEWLVDGEPVANTGLNFYYLSLSKDTNVKVTFRSTKPEEYAVTVDPVLPSAEAGTVQLFKKNGEAVESGNSVVAGTEMYVEVKPADKYELETLRVNNATIKVGDENLVNLPDGGYKYVFTVTEAITIQATFKLGGAVEQLTANQIVAYVTNGGTRLEIAGAAEGTEVRLYDYTGQLLLSSTEHALDISALPAGSYIVLIGNYTTRIVK, from the coding sequence ATGAAACGAATGTTATCTATGTTAGCGTTACTAGGCACATTCCTGCTTTGGCCACTCATGGCGCAAGCGCAGGAGTTCATGGTAACCATCAAACAAGTGGAGCACGCCACCATAACGGTGACCACTGGAGCCTACGCCTCACCTACTGTGGTACAGAGTGGGGATAGGGTGTCTCGTGGTGCGATGTTATCCATCAAGGTGTCTCCTGATGAGGGTTATATGGCGACCCACTACACTGTCAATGGAGTCCCAAAGGAGATTACTTCAAGTGCCGGAGGTCTTGAGTTTGTCTACTCTGACATGGAGATCTCTGCCAAGGTGGAAGAAGCCACTCCTTGCACCGTCACCATCACACCGCCTGCAGAAGGTGGCACCCTCACTGTAACGAACCTAAAAACTTATGGAACCCTCAACACAGGAGATCAAGTTAGTTCGGGTACTGAGATTAAGATGGCGGCAAAGCCTGACGAGGGCTATGATATAGAGTATTGGCTCATAGACGGACAGAAGATTAAGCCCGCTGAACGTGAGTCTCTACGGTACAGTAAGTATTACATGGTAAAGAGCGATGTCACCGTCTCTGCGCAATTTAAGAAGAAAGGAGCCTCGACACTCGTTGCTGTCACCATCGAGCAGCCAGAAAATGGTACAATCGAGGTGCGCAAAGGAAACGATAAGTATGCACCTCTTTTAAACTCTGGAGATGAGGTGGAAGCAGGTACTGAGATCACTATGTTCATCAAGCCAAACACGAACTATGTCCTAGCCTATTGGCTCGTTAATGGTGAACGCGTTGAGAAGCAGGCAGGGCGTCTCTCAGAGCAAAAGACGATCACAGTCACGACAGCTACAACCATCTCGGCGGTACTCAAAGAGGCTGGTTGCAAAATAACCTACGAGCAGCCCGAGCATGGTACCCTGAAGGTAACCTATGTCTATCCTGAGACTGAGATCCCCTCTGGCACTCGTGTTAAGGATGGTGAGAGACTCAGCATCAAGGCTACGGTAGAGGCTGGATACCAGTTCAAGCACTTCCTCATCAATGGCGAGGTCAAGGTGCCAGACAATCTTATGCGACCTTACCTATTTGAAACGGCTAACTCAGATATGACCATCGCGGCGGTCATTGAGAAGATCGAGCCTTGCATCGTCACCATCACGCCATTTGAGCATGGTACGCTGACGGTGAAGTATGGCAGTTACGCCAGTCCTACGATCGTTGCCTCTGGCGATGAGGTGCCTCAAGGTACAAGAGTGACCATTACGGCTACCGTAGATCCTAAGTACGAGTTCAAGCACTTTCTCATCGATGGTAACGAGGAGACTGGACGAGTGAATTGGAAGGATGAGAATGAACTAGAGTACCTCATCACGAAGTCCGTCACGATCTCTGTCGTGGTAGAAAAGAAGCCGATGACGAAGGTCACCATCGACCCCTTCGAGCATGGTGAGCTAGAGGTGTCGTATGGTCCTTATGGCAAAGAGATAACAGTTAATACTGGTGACGAGGTGCCACAGGGCATTACGCTAGATGTCTATGCGGGGTTTGATGATGGATATGATCTTGATCACTTCCTCGTCAACGGTGAGTCAAAGCCTGCTGATAAGCCCGACTGGGGGTACATCGGCGTTCCTGTAGGTGACTCCCCTCTGACACTCTCAGCCGTTGCTAAGAAGACGCACGGACAGATCGTTATGGTACAGCCTGAGAGTACGCAGGGCAAGATGACCGCTTACTACTTTGACAATGGTGAGCAGAAAGATCTACGAGACAGCACATGGGTGGCTCTAGAGACGTCCGTCACCTTCCATGTGGAGCCTGCTGAGGGCTACGAGATGGACTACTGGCTGGTCAATGATGCCCGCCAAGAGCTAACACCCGGTATGGCTAATAATAAGGTCATCACCGTCGAGGGCGACCTCAAGGTAGAGCCGGTACTCAAGAAGGTTGAGGCACCTGCTGGTTGCACTGTCACGTTAGGTGAGTTCTCCACCGCTCAGGGCTTCTTCTATGCATTCTATGGTAGCGACATGACCGCTGTGAAGAGTGGAGACGTACTACCCGTCGGTACAGTGGTTAGCTTCCAGGTAGACGCTGAGGGTGGCTACGAGCTAGACTATTGGATGGTCGATGACGTTAAGTCTGACGACACAAGCAACCCACTCGTTATCACACTTTCTAAGGATGTCAAGGTGCTTCCTGTCATGAAGAAAAAGGAAGAGCCACAGCCCTCACAGGGTGTCATCACGATGATACAGCCTAAGGATGAGCAAGGTAAGGAGATAGGCTTCTTAGCTGCCTCTTACTATGATGATGATCTATACGAAGATATCGCCGTTACCGATGGTATGGGCGTAGATCTTGGCACGACCATTACATTCCTCGTTACGCCTGAAAAGGGCTACACTATGGACTACTGGATGATCAACGATGCCCGTCAAGAGCTAGATAGCGAAACACCTAATCAGACTATCATCACCGTCGAGGGCGACCTCAAGGTAGAGCCTATCCTCAAGTCAACGGCTACACCCGTCGAGAAGGTACGCCTCTCCGTCCAGGAGGAGGGCGTAGGTGGCTTTGCTATGGTTAGGTATCAAACACCTGGTAGCACCACTTGGGAGAGGCCCGCTGAGGGTACCAACCCAACGCTAGACCTGCCTATCGGCACGAAGGTGAGAGTCTTAGCAAACATTTCCATCGATGGAGCTACCGTCGCCTTCACACACAACGGTAACCCAGTAGCTGCTGACCAGCTCACAGACGAGGGACTCACGTACGAGTTCACCCTAGAGGCTGCAGCTGATATCAAGGTTATCTTCACGGAGGGTGTCATAGGCTTCCAAATCTTCTACGATTGCGATAAGCACGCTACGATCACTGGTACAGCAGACGGCCAGCCATTCACAAGTGGTGATAAGCTGCCTCTGGGTGCACGTGTCGAGCTGACCGTAACACCCGAGGCTGGCTATGAGGTCAAGGATTGGGTTGATGCTGACTTTGTGCTTATCGAAGGCACTGAGTTCCAGAACCCTTACACCTTCACGGTAGATGGCTCTGTAAGTGTCTTCGCTGAGATCCAGAAGAAGACCACGGCTTTCGTCAAGATTAGCTATGAGGGACCAGCTGGATACCTCGAGACTACGTACTTAGAGCCAAATGGATCGGGCAACCCGCTAAAGATCTTTGGTGACAAGCGTATCCCGCTAGGCAGTGTCGTCACAGTAAAGGCTAAGTTCTTTATGACGGGTGACTACCTAGTAGCTTATACGAACAACGGCAACCCCGTTCCCGCTGAGGCACTCACGGAGGATGGACTCGTCTACACGTTTACCGCTAATGAGGATGCTGATGTACACGCAGTCTTCTCTGAGAAGCCTGCTCCAGCAGTAGACTACACAATCACCTTTGAGGCTGGTAAGGGCGGTACGGTAACGGCTACAGTTGATATGGAGCCAATCGAGAGTGGCGCCAAGATCGCTGCTGGTACGAAGATCAAGATCCTCGCAACGCCTGATGAGGATTACGAGATCGATGAGTGGCTAGTCGATGGTGAGCCTGTTGCCAACACGGGTCTCAACTTCTACTACCTCAGCCTCTCTAAGGATACCAACGTCAAGGTAACCTTTAGATCTACAAAGCCTGAGGAGTACGCTGTCACCGTAGATCCTGTTCTGCCAAGTGCAGAGGCTGGTACGGTACAGCTCTTCAAGAAGAATGGCGAGGCCGTCGAGAGTGGTAATAGTGTCGTCGCCGGCACCGAGATGTATGTCGAGGTAAAGCCTGCCGACAAGTATGAGCTGGAGACCCTCCGAGTCAATAATGCAACGATCAAGGTCGGTGATGAGAACCTTGTTAACCTACCTGATGGAGGATACAAGTACGTCTTTACAGTCACCGAGGCTATCACGATCCAGGCAACCTTCAAGCTAGGTGGTGCAGTCGAGCAGTTGACCGCCAACCAGATCGTCGCTTACGTGACAAATGGCGGCACACGCCTAGAGATCGCCGGTGCTGCTGAGGGTACCGAGGTACGTCTCTACGACTACACGGGTCAGCTACTGCTCTCAAGCACAGAGCATGCGCTAGACATCAGCGCACTACCCGCAGGTAGCTACATCGTCCTCATCGGCAACTACACGACACGCATCGTCAAGTAA